In Streptomyces sp. NBC_00483, a single window of DNA contains:
- a CDS encoding TetR family transcriptional regulator, translated as MVASEERRPRRRADAERSRTQVLDAAARLLRQQPDAGMAAIAQAAGVTRQTVYAHFSSREGLVRAAVDRMTAESVTALEAAMLDEGSATAALLRFLDASWRSFEENAPLLQAAAPPPQPGDRAGRDREEGRDREEDRGRERGRGREEDRDRELHEPVTERLARLVERGQQAGEFTPDLPTHWLVASTVALGHAAGDEATSGRMTHADAEAAFRLSVLRLFGAPPTS; from the coding sequence ATGGTTGCCTCCGAGGAACGCCGCCCGCGCCGTCGGGCCGATGCAGAGCGCAGCAGGACCCAGGTGCTCGACGCGGCGGCCCGACTGCTCCGGCAGCAGCCCGACGCGGGAATGGCGGCCATCGCGCAGGCCGCAGGTGTCACCCGGCAGACGGTCTACGCCCACTTCTCCTCGCGCGAGGGTCTGGTCAGGGCCGCGGTCGACCGGATGACGGCGGAGTCCGTCACCGCGCTCGAAGCCGCGATGCTCGACGAGGGATCGGCCACGGCGGCGTTGTTGAGGTTCCTCGACGCGTCCTGGCGGTCGTTCGAGGAGAATGCCCCGCTCCTCCAGGCCGCCGCCCCGCCCCCGCAGCCCGGCGACCGAGCCGGGCGGGACCGCGAAGAGGGCCGGGACCGCGAAGAGGATCGGGGTCGCGAAAGGGGTCGGGGTCGTGAAGAAGACCGGGACCGCGAACTCCATGAACCCGTCACGGAACGTCTCGCCCGGCTCGTCGAACGGGGGCAACAGGCAGGCGAGTTCACCCCGGACCTCCCCACGCACTGGCTGGTCGCCTCGACGGTCGCCCTCGGCCACGCCGCGGGCGACGAGGCGACCTCGGGCCGCATGACACACGCCGACGCCGAGGCCGCCTTCCGCCTGAGCGTCCTCCGCCTCTTCGGCGCCCCGCCCACGTCGTAG
- a CDS encoding EthD family reductase, giving the protein MYRMTVIYDHPADPEKFLKYYREVHAPLASGTQGLRSFQWSVSEMPDGSRPPHFVVAALDWDSKEDALAALATPAGKAGADDIANFVAPGGVTVSFSEVITYPL; this is encoded by the coding sequence ATGTACCGGATGACCGTCATCTACGATCACCCCGCCGACCCCGAGAAGTTCCTGAAGTACTACCGGGAGGTGCACGCGCCGCTGGCTTCGGGGACGCAGGGGCTGCGGTCCTTCCAGTGGAGCGTGTCGGAGATGCCCGACGGCTCGCGGCCGCCGCACTTCGTGGTGGCGGCGCTCGACTGGGACTCCAAGGAGGACGCGCTCGCCGCGCTCGCCACACCGGCCGGTAAGGCGGGCGCCGACGACATCGCCAACTTCGTCGCGCCGGGCGGGGTCACCGTGAGCTTCTCGGAGGTCATCACCTACCCGCTCTGA
- a CDS encoding antitoxin → MSAMDKIKQMIKGRESQAGKGIDMAGDAVDKKTGNKYSSQVDSAQDQAKKYLGADKGKGQDESQK, encoded by the coding sequence ATGTCTGCGATGGACAAGATCAAACAGATGATCAAGGGGCGCGAGTCCCAGGCCGGCAAGGGCATCGACATGGCGGGCGACGCCGTGGACAAGAAGACCGGGAACAAGTACAGCTCCCAGGTCGACTCCGCCCAGGACCAGGCCAAGAAGTATCTGGGAGCGGACAAGGGCAAGGGGCAGGACGAGTCGCAGAAGTAG
- a CDS encoding endonuclease/exonuclease/phosphatase family protein, protein MTDDESGLLRVMTLNLHVDWPGSPRPWRGRRPLVAELLRAARPHLLGTQEGLREPLRELADDLGSERYAWVGQGREGGESGEFMAVGYDRERFEALEHGDFWLSDTPEVAGSETWGGGCPRMVTWLRLRDLVTGAELLAANTHFDHASAHARTRAAHLLADRLGALAPGLPRIVTGDFNTAAGGDVHAALLDAADLVDAWEVAERRGPALGTFHDYGTPEPDGERIDWILVSPGTRVREVVLDEFTRDGLRPTDHLPVRAEIRVPRTPAR, encoded by the coding sequence ATGACGGACGACGAATCGGGACTGCTCCGGGTCATGACGCTCAACCTGCATGTGGACTGGCCCGGTTCACCCCGTCCGTGGCGCGGGCGCCGCCCGCTCGTCGCGGAGCTGCTGCGCGCTGCGCGGCCGCATCTGCTCGGTACGCAGGAGGGGCTGCGGGAGCCACTGCGCGAGCTCGCCGACGATCTCGGGAGCGAGCGCTACGCGTGGGTGGGGCAGGGCAGGGAGGGCGGCGAGAGCGGCGAGTTCATGGCCGTCGGCTACGACCGCGAGCGCTTCGAGGCCCTGGAGCACGGCGACTTCTGGCTGTCCGACACACCGGAGGTGGCGGGTTCGGAGACCTGGGGCGGGGGCTGCCCGCGCATGGTGACGTGGCTGCGGCTGCGCGACCTCGTGACCGGCGCCGAACTCCTCGCCGCGAACACGCACTTCGACCACGCGAGCGCGCACGCGCGTACCCGCGCCGCCCACCTCCTGGCCGACCGTCTGGGCGCCCTCGCCCCGGGTCTCCCCCGCATCGTGACCGGCGACTTCAACACCGCCGCGGGAGGCGACGTGCACGCGGCGCTGCTCGACGCGGCGGACCTGGTGGACGCCTGGGAGGTGGCCGAGCGGCGCGGGCCGGCCCTCGGCACATTCCACGACTACGGCACTCCGGAGCCGGACGGCGAGCGCATCGACTGGATCCTCGTGTCACCGGGCACGCGGGTCCGCGAGGTCGTGCTCGACGAGTTCACCCGGGACGGCCTGCGTCCGACGGACCACCTGCCGGTGCGTGCGGAGATTCGAGTCCCGCGCACGCCCGCCCGCTGA
- a CDS encoding DUF1772 domain-containing protein translates to MNASRSARIRLVHGIALLATGLLAGAFGYGAANLAPTFDAVPQNMRFDFHTELMKVNGITMQAAMAVSALSSLALAVLTRGHHRAVAAVACAFTITSFLVTRFGNVPINGRIKQWAVHGASADTAELLRRWELFNITRTLTAVVAFTLLIGLALRPRVAEVDRAAALSPSAR, encoded by the coding sequence GTGAACGCATCCCGCTCCGCGCGGATCCGGCTCGTCCACGGGATCGCGTTGCTCGCCACGGGCCTGTTGGCCGGCGCGTTCGGGTACGGCGCCGCCAACCTCGCTCCCACCTTCGACGCCGTGCCTCAGAACATGCGGTTCGACTTCCACACCGAGCTGATGAAGGTCAACGGGATCACGATGCAGGCCGCGATGGCCGTGTCGGCGCTGAGCTCCCTCGCTCTCGCCGTCCTCACGCGCGGTCACCACCGGGCCGTGGCCGCGGTGGCGTGCGCGTTCACTATCACGTCCTTCCTTGTCACCCGCTTCGGGAACGTCCCGATCAACGGCAGAATCAAACAGTGGGCGGTGCACGGGGCTTCGGCGGACACGGCGGAACTCCTGCGGCGCTGGGAGCTGTTCAACATCACCCGGACCCTCACCGCCGTCGTCGCGTTCACCCTCCTGATAGGTCTCGCCCTGCGGCCGCGCGTGGCGGAGGTGGACCGGGCCGCCGCTCTCAGCCCTTCCGCACGGTGA
- a CDS encoding glycoside hydrolase family 3 N-terminal domain-containing protein, with protein sequence MTVQEKLGQLQQLTWTGETGPGGGQTAETEEAARAGRLGSVLNIHGAAHTNALQRIAVEESRLGIPLLFGLDVIHGFWTTFPIPLAQAAAFDPEVSRSDAEVANAETRTNGVRWTFAPMMDVTHEPRWGRIAEGSGEDPYLNAVYAVAKIRAHQGAADGSELAHDDRLAACAKHFVAYGGAEGGRDYNTVDMSEQRLRNHYLPPFKAAVDAGAATVMAAFNTVGGVPAHGNAHTMQAILKDEWDFDGFVVSDYTGVQELIAHGFAEDGADAAALAFTAGMDMEMVSTDITEHGESLVASGALPLGRLDDAVARVLRLKYALGLFDTPYCDESAEITEPGPAARTAARAAAARCMVLLKNEASALPLAPDVGSVAVVGPFADSTDLHGTWAGPGCRRFPSVSVVDAVRDAAPSALVTHAGTDPSEAADAAREADVTVVVVGEDPALSGEAAARADIGLPAGQEELIAAVAATGKPYVVVLVNGRPLVLGDWYDAAPAVLEAWHGGIEAGSAVADALFGAVNPGGKLPVTFPRAVGQIPVYYNHESTGRPYDPDEKYTSKYLDLEDGPRLPFGHGLSYTTFTTSAPTLTRESLTRDELSDGATVEVTVTVTNTGDRIGDETVQLYVHDVAASIAQPVRKLRGFRRVTLAPGATTTATFPLGEEDLGFWTNDPAGTFRVERGRFDVYAGTSSTTRAYGTLRVL encoded by the coding sequence ATGACGGTCCAGGAGAAACTGGGGCAGCTCCAGCAGCTGACGTGGACCGGCGAGACAGGACCCGGCGGCGGGCAGACCGCCGAGACGGAGGAGGCGGCGCGGGCGGGACGGCTCGGCTCCGTCCTGAACATCCACGGCGCGGCGCACACCAACGCGCTGCAGCGGATCGCCGTCGAGGAGTCCAGGCTCGGCATCCCGCTCCTCTTCGGCCTCGACGTGATCCACGGCTTCTGGACCACGTTCCCGATCCCGCTCGCCCAGGCCGCGGCCTTCGACCCCGAGGTGTCCCGGAGCGACGCCGAGGTGGCGAACGCCGAGACCAGGACGAACGGGGTGCGCTGGACGTTCGCCCCGATGATGGACGTGACGCACGAGCCGCGCTGGGGCCGGATCGCCGAGGGCTCCGGGGAGGACCCTTACCTCAACGCGGTCTACGCCGTCGCCAAGATCCGGGCCCACCAGGGCGCGGCCGACGGCAGCGAGCTCGCGCACGACGACCGGCTCGCCGCCTGCGCCAAGCACTTCGTCGCGTACGGGGGTGCGGAGGGCGGTCGCGACTACAACACGGTCGACATGTCCGAACAGCGGCTGCGCAACCACTACTTGCCGCCCTTCAAGGCCGCGGTCGACGCGGGCGCGGCCACCGTGATGGCCGCGTTCAACACGGTCGGCGGCGTCCCCGCGCACGGCAACGCGCACACGATGCAGGCGATCCTCAAGGACGAGTGGGACTTCGACGGCTTCGTGGTCAGCGACTACACGGGCGTCCAGGAGCTGATCGCGCACGGCTTCGCGGAGGACGGCGCGGACGCGGCCGCCCTCGCCTTCACCGCGGGCATGGACATGGAGATGGTCTCCACGGACATCACCGAACACGGCGAGAGCCTGGTCGCGTCGGGTGCGCTGCCGCTCGGCCGCCTGGACGACGCCGTCGCCCGCGTCCTGCGCCTGAAGTACGCGCTCGGCCTGTTCGACACCCCGTACTGCGACGAGTCCGCCGAGATCACCGAACCGGGCCCCGCCGCCCGCACGGCCGCCCGTGCGGCGGCCGCGCGCTGCATGGTGCTGCTCAAGAACGAGGCGTCGGCGCTGCCGCTCGCGCCGGACGTCGGATCGGTCGCCGTCGTCGGCCCCTTCGCCGACTCGACCGACCTGCACGGCACCTGGGCAGGACCCGGCTGCCGCCGCTTCCCGTCCGTGAGCGTCGTGGACGCGGTGCGCGACGCGGCCCCGTCGGCTTTGGTGACGCATGCGGGCACGGACCCGTCGGAGGCGGCCGACGCGGCCCGCGAGGCGGACGTCACCGTGGTCGTCGTGGGGGAGGACCCGGCGCTCAGCGGCGAGGCCGCGGCCCGCGCCGACATCGGACTGCCCGCGGGCCAGGAGGAGCTGATCGCCGCGGTCGCCGCGACCGGCAAGCCGTACGTGGTGGTCCTCGTCAACGGCAGGCCGCTGGTCCTCGGCGACTGGTACGACGCGGCGCCCGCCGTCCTCGAGGCCTGGCACGGCGGCATCGAGGCGGGAAGCGCCGTCGCCGACGCCCTGTTCGGCGCGGTGAACCCGGGCGGCAAACTGCCGGTGACGTTCCCGCGCGCGGTGGGCCAGATCCCCGTCTACTACAACCACGAAAGCACGGGCCGCCCCTACGACCCCGACGAGAAGTACACCTCCAAGTACCTCGACCTTGAGGACGGCCCGCGCCTGCCCTTCGGCCACGGCCTGAGCTATACGACGTTCACGACATCGGCCCCGACACTGACCCGCGAGTCCCTCACCCGGGACGAGCTGAGCGACGGCGCCACGGTCGAGGTCACCGTCACGGTCACCAACACCGGCGACCGCATCGGAGACGAGACCGTCCAGCTGTACGTCCACGACGTCGCGGCCAGCATCGCCCAGCCCGTCCGCAAGCTCCGCGGCTTCCGACGCGTCACCCTCGCCCCCGGCGCCACCACCACGGCCACCTTCCCCCTCGGCGAGGAGGACCTGGGCTTCTGGACCAACGACCCGGCGGGCACCTTCCGCGTCGAGCGGGGACGGTTCGACGTGTACGCGGGGACCAGCTCGACGACGCGCGCGTACGGGACGCTGCGCGTGCTGTGA
- the catC gene encoding muconolactone Delta-isomerase has translation MLFAVRMDVDIPRDLAPDDRADLVAREKAYCHELQKSGEWVHIWRCVGQYSNLSVFDVADNEALHRILWNLPLFPFMSIEVTPLAQHPSDLAAGARPTEI, from the coding sequence ATGCTGTTCGCTGTACGCATGGACGTCGACATCCCGCGCGACCTCGCGCCGGACGACCGCGCCGACCTGGTGGCCCGCGAGAAGGCCTACTGCCATGAGCTGCAGAAGTCCGGTGAGTGGGTGCACATCTGGCGATGTGTCGGCCAGTACTCCAACCTCAGCGTCTTCGACGTCGCCGACAACGAGGCACTGCACCGCATCCTGTGGAACCTCCCACTGTTCCCCTTCATGTCCATCGAGGTGACACCGCTCGCCCAGCATCCGTCGGACCTCGCCGCCGGGGCCCGGCCCACTGAAATATGA
- a CDS encoding alpha-amylase family glycosyl hydrolase: MSDRRPATEWLADAVLYQIYPQSFADSDGDGIGDFAGIESRLDHLSWLGVNTVWLNPCFASPFLDAGYDVSDYFSVAPRYGTNDDLARLVEAARSRGIRVLLDLVAGHTSDAHPWFTTSANDPADQRYIWANPEDPATLPDGFVASPGSRPGFYLPNFFESQPALNFGYARQDPAEPWRLPVDAEGPRANRQALRDVMDHWLSLGLSGFRVDMAASLVKDDPDQSATSALWRELRGWLDSTHPHAALLSEWGDPATSVPAGFHGDFFLQFGPVQDGIALRSLWNNFEGTVSEPWEPLEPYFGAEAQGSPRTFLDIWRSTTDTIGDAGFACLPTANHDFSRLCCGPRTPEQLPTALAFQLTWPTLPAIYYGDEIGMRYVPGLPDHEGSRLGPRYNRAGSRTPMQWDGTENAGFSTAPADKLYLPLDQASDRPNVADQQADPDSLLHLVRRLIELRTSRPELGSRGATRVLHDGYPLVYVRGEHHLVIVNPGRAATTFDLPYEYAGRAATPLLAQRVEVTEGAVRAAGFGFGIFEV; the protein is encoded by the coding sequence CTGTCCGACCGACGCCCCGCCACCGAGTGGCTCGCCGACGCCGTGCTCTACCAGATCTATCCGCAGAGCTTCGCCGACTCCGACGGGGACGGCATCGGCGACTTCGCAGGGATCGAATCGCGGCTCGACCATCTGTCCTGGCTCGGCGTGAACACTGTGTGGCTCAACCCCTGCTTCGCGTCCCCGTTCCTCGACGCCGGATACGACGTCAGCGACTACTTCTCCGTCGCGCCCCGCTACGGAACCAACGACGACCTGGCCCGCCTCGTCGAGGCCGCCCGGAGCCGCGGCATCCGCGTCCTGCTCGACCTGGTGGCCGGGCACACCTCCGACGCGCACCCCTGGTTCACGACGTCCGCGAACGACCCCGCCGACCAGCGCTACATCTGGGCGAACCCCGAGGACCCGGCCACGCTCCCCGACGGCTTCGTCGCCTCCCCCGGCAGCCGCCCCGGCTTCTACCTGCCGAACTTCTTCGAGTCGCAGCCCGCCCTCAACTTCGGCTACGCGCGCCAGGATCCGGCCGAACCGTGGCGCCTCCCGGTGGACGCCGAGGGGCCGCGCGCCAACCGGCAGGCGCTGCGCGACGTGATGGACCACTGGCTGTCGCTCGGCCTGTCCGGCTTCCGCGTCGACATGGCGGCGTCGCTGGTCAAGGACGACCCCGACCAGTCGGCGACCTCGGCGCTGTGGCGGGAGCTGCGCGGCTGGCTGGACTCCACGCACCCGCACGCCGCGCTGCTCTCCGAGTGGGGAGACCCGGCGACCTCGGTCCCCGCCGGTTTCCACGGCGACTTCTTCCTCCAGTTCGGCCCCGTCCAGGACGGCATCGCCCTGCGGTCCCTCTGGAACAACTTCGAGGGCACGGTCAGCGAGCCCTGGGAGCCCCTGGAGCCGTATTTCGGGGCGGAGGCGCAGGGCTCCCCGCGGACGTTCCTCGACATCTGGCGCTCGACGACCGACACCATCGGCGACGCCGGGTTCGCCTGCCTGCCCACCGCCAACCACGACTTCTCCCGCCTGTGCTGCGGCCCACGCACGCCGGAGCAACTCCCCACCGCGCTCGCCTTCCAGCTGACCTGGCCGACGCTGCCGGCGATCTACTACGGCGACGAGATCGGCATGCGCTACGTCCCCGGCCTGCCCGACCACGAGGGCAGCCGGCTCGGCCCGCGCTACAACCGGGCCGGTTCGCGTACGCCGATGCAGTGGGACGGCACCGAGAACGCGGGCTTCTCCACCGCCCCGGCCGACAAGCTGTACCTGCCGCTCGACCAGGCCTCGGACCGGCCGAACGTCGCGGACCAGCAGGCCGACCCCGACTCACTCCTGCACCTGGTCCGACGCCTGATCGAACTGCGCACGTCGCGCCCGGAGTTGGGCTCGCGTGGCGCGACCCGTGTGCTGCACGACGGGTATCCGCTGGTGTACGTACGGGGTGAGCACCACCTGGTCATCGTCAACCCGGGCCGCGCCGCCACCACGTTCGACCTGCCGTACGAGTACGCGGGCCGGGCCGCGACGCCGCTGCTCGCGCAGCGTGTCGAGGTGACCGAAGGAGCGGTGCGGGCGGCCGGGTTCGGCTTCGGGATCTTCGAGGTCTGA
- a CDS encoding mandelate racemase/muconate lactonizing enzyme family protein produces the protein MKIVKVEAIPFAIPYVKPLRFASGEVHTADHVLVRVHTDEGLVGTAEAPPRPYTYGETQESVVAVIEKIFTPQILGLTVLEREMVHARLDRTVGNPAAKAAIDMALWDLLGQHAGLPVSGLLGGFGDRMRVSHMVGFAPADTMVAEAERIRDTYGITTFKVKVGRNPYSEDVAACRALRTALGPDVELYVDGNRGWSPSDAARALREMADLDLTFAEELCPADDVLGRRWLVAQSQVPFIADESATRAAEVTRELLGGSATAISIKTARTGFTASQRVLHQCEGLGVEVVMGNQIDGQIGTLCSVAFGAAHRTSSLHAGELSNFLDMSDDLLTEPLTIADGTLRVREGAGLGIDIDPEKLARYRQDV, from the coding sequence ATGAAGATCGTCAAGGTGGAGGCCATTCCCTTTGCCATTCCCTACGTCAAGCCGCTGCGGTTCGCGAGCGGCGAGGTGCACACCGCCGACCACGTACTGGTCCGCGTGCACACCGACGAGGGCCTGGTGGGAACCGCCGAGGCGCCGCCGCGCCCCTACACGTACGGCGAGACGCAGGAGTCCGTCGTCGCCGTGATCGAGAAGATCTTCACACCGCAGATCCTCGGACTCACCGTCCTGGAACGGGAGATGGTGCACGCCCGCCTCGACCGGACCGTGGGCAACCCGGCCGCCAAGGCCGCCATCGACATGGCCCTGTGGGACCTGCTCGGCCAGCACGCGGGACTTCCGGTGTCCGGGCTGCTCGGCGGCTTCGGCGACCGGATGCGCGTCAGCCACATGGTCGGCTTCGCCCCGGCCGACACGATGGTCGCCGAGGCCGAACGGATCCGGGACACGTACGGCATCACCACCTTCAAGGTGAAGGTCGGCCGCAACCCGTACTCCGAGGACGTCGCCGCCTGCCGGGCGCTGCGCACGGCACTCGGACCGGACGTGGAGCTCTACGTCGACGGCAACCGCGGCTGGTCGCCGTCCGACGCGGCCCGCGCCCTGCGCGAGATGGCCGACCTGGACCTGACGTTCGCGGAGGAACTCTGCCCCGCCGACGACGTGTTGGGGCGGCGGTGGCTCGTCGCGCAGAGCCAGGTCCCCTTCATCGCCGACGAGAGCGCGACCCGGGCAGCCGAGGTCACCCGCGAGCTGCTCGGTGGCTCGGCGACCGCCATCAGCATCAAGACCGCCCGCACCGGTTTCACCGCCTCCCAGCGGGTGCTGCACCAGTGCGAGGGCCTCGGCGTCGAGGTGGTGATGGGCAATCAGATCGACGGGCAGATCGGCACGTTGTGCTCCGTCGCGTTCGGCGCCGCCCACCGCACTTCCTCGCTGCACGCCGGTGAACTCTCCAACTTCCTCGACATGTCCGACGACCTGCTCACCGAGCCGCTCACCATCGCGGACGGGACGCTGCGCGTCCGCGAGGGCGCGGGCCTCGGGATCGACATCGACCCCGAGAAGCTGGCCCGCTACCGCCAGGACGTCTGA
- a CDS encoding nuclear transport factor 2 family protein, giving the protein MPPFADADPATFIGAFFDSLTSSTVRGDAPDEVMERHFTPDIVQFSDGIRLDHQRLRDHLRPVSRNVTDWHFEVHEAFADGTHIAARLTIHAGTRKGGPASTDVLLFADFTDDGRMHRAHQLTRTLPEPGVQAEAEAAT; this is encoded by the coding sequence ATGCCGCCTTTCGCCGACGCCGATCCCGCGACGTTCATCGGCGCCTTCTTTGATTCCCTCACCTCCTCGACCGTCCGGGGCGACGCTCCGGACGAGGTGATGGAGCGCCACTTCACCCCGGACATCGTGCAGTTCAGCGACGGTATCCGGCTCGATCACCAGCGCCTCCGCGATCACTTGCGGCCGGTCTCCAGGAACGTGACGGACTGGCACTTCGAGGTCCACGAGGCATTCGCGGACGGCACGCACATAGCCGCCCGCCTCACCATCCACGCCGGCACCCGCAAGGGCGGCCCCGCCAGCACCGACGTCCTCCTCTTCGCGGACTTCACGGACGACGGACGCATGCACCGCGCGCACCAGCTCACCCGCACTCTTCCCGAGCCGGGCGTCCAGGCGGAGGCGGAGGCGGCCACGTGA
- a CDS encoding pyridoxal phosphate-dependent aminotransferase codes for MKISQRARNVAPFYAMEFGKQAAALEAEGHHVVKLSIGEPDFGAPPAVREAMREAMDGRPLPYTAALGLPALREAIAGFYRERHHVEVDPSRVVVTAGASAALVLATAALVDAGDEVLIGDPSYPCNRQIVESFGAHVALVPTAAETRFQLDAASVRKHWTDRTSGVMVATPSNPTGTSAPIEELDAICRFARERDAWRIVDEIYLDLSDHDEHGRPPRSALSVDPDALVINSFSKYFGMTGWRLGWCIAPKELVPALERLAQNYFLCASAPAQQAALACFTPASLAVCEERRTEFGERRALVLDGLRRIGLPVPVPPDGAFYVYFDVGGTGLTSWEFCERALQEAHVALTPGRDFGTHTADTHVRLSYAASADELREGIERLGRFVATLR; via the coding sequence ATGAAGATCTCGCAACGCGCGCGGAACGTCGCCCCGTTCTACGCGATGGAGTTCGGCAAGCAGGCCGCGGCGCTGGAGGCCGAGGGCCACCACGTCGTCAAACTCAGCATCGGGGAACCGGACTTCGGGGCGCCCCCTGCGGTGCGGGAGGCGATGCGCGAGGCCATGGACGGGCGGCCGCTGCCCTACACGGCGGCGCTGGGCCTGCCCGCGCTGAGGGAGGCGATCGCCGGTTTCTACCGGGAACGGCACCACGTCGAGGTCGACCCGTCGCGCGTCGTCGTGACCGCCGGCGCCTCCGCCGCCCTGGTGCTGGCGACCGCGGCCCTCGTCGACGCCGGCGACGAGGTGCTGATCGGGGACCCCTCGTACCCGTGCAACCGGCAGATCGTCGAGAGCTTCGGCGCGCACGTCGCCCTCGTACCGACGGCCGCGGAGACCCGCTTCCAGCTGGACGCGGCATCGGTGCGGAAGCACTGGACGGACCGGACGTCGGGCGTCATGGTCGCCACGCCCTCGAACCCGACCGGGACCTCCGCGCCGATCGAGGAACTCGACGCGATCTGCCGGTTCGCACGCGAGCGCGACGCGTGGCGGATCGTCGACGAGATCTACCTCGACCTCAGCGACCACGACGAGCACGGCCGGCCGCCGCGCAGCGCGCTGTCGGTCGACCCCGACGCCCTCGTCATCAACAGCTTCTCGAAGTACTTCGGCATGACCGGCTGGCGGCTCGGCTGGTGCATCGCGCCGAAGGAGCTGGTCCCCGCGCTGGAGCGGCTCGCCCAGAACTACTTCCTGTGCGCCTCGGCCCCCGCCCAGCAGGCCGCTCTGGCGTGCTTCACCCCGGCGTCCCTCGCGGTCTGCGAGGAGCGCCGCACCGAGTTCGGCGAGCGCCGCGCGCTCGTCCTCGACGGCCTGCGGCGGATCGGCCTGCCCGTCCCGGTCCCGCCCGACGGCGCCTTCTACGTCTACTTCGACGTCGGCGGCACCGGTCTCACCTCGTGGGAGTTCTGCGAGCGGGCCCTGCAGGAGGCGCACGTGGCGCTCACCCCGGGCCGCGACTTCGGAACGCACACGGCCGACACACACGTACGGCTGTCGTACGCGGCGTCGGCCGATGAACTGCGCGAGGGCATCGAGCGGTTGGGCAGGTTCGTGGCCACCCTGCGGTGA
- the catA gene encoding catechol 1,2-dioxygenase, which yields MTDTATEQATAAASGNAATDQFRSKQRAGAPAADTARVNTLVSELLGATHDIIRRHKVTYAEYDALKSWLIQVGEDGEWPLFLDVWVEHVVEEVANEDREGSKGTIEGPYYVPDAPELPAEATLPMREDEGGTPLLFQGQVRTVDGTPLSGATVEMWHADDDGFYSQYAPGLPEWNLRGTVAADEQGNFKIHTVQPAPYQIPTDGSCGQLISAAGWHAWRPAHLHLKVSAPGHQLITTQLYFKGGEHVSDDIADAVKPELILDPTPVAAGDGREVTYDFVLDKA from the coding sequence ATGACCGACACCGCCACAGAGCAGGCCACGGCCGCCGCATCGGGCAACGCGGCCACCGACCAGTTCCGCAGCAAGCAGCGCGCCGGGGCCCCGGCCGCCGACACCGCGCGGGTGAACACCCTCGTCTCCGAACTCCTGGGCGCCACCCACGACATCATCCGCCGCCACAAGGTGACCTACGCCGAGTACGACGCGCTCAAGTCGTGGCTGATCCAGGTCGGCGAGGACGGCGAGTGGCCGCTGTTCCTCGACGTGTGGGTCGAGCACGTCGTCGAGGAGGTCGCGAACGAGGACCGGGAGGGCAGCAAGGGCACCATCGAGGGCCCGTACTACGTCCCCGACGCGCCGGAGCTGCCCGCCGAGGCCACCCTGCCGATGCGCGAGGACGAGGGCGGCACACCCCTGCTGTTCCAGGGCCAGGTGCGCACCGTCGACGGCACCCCCCTTTCCGGCGCCACCGTCGAGATGTGGCACGCCGACGACGACGGCTTCTACTCCCAGTACGCTCCCGGCCTGCCGGAGTGGAACCTGCGCGGCACGGTCGCCGCCGACGAGCAGGGCAACTTCAAGATCCACACGGTGCAGCCGGCCCCGTACCAGATCCCCACCGACGGCTCCTGCGGCCAGCTCATCTCGGCCGCGGGCTGGCACGCCTGGCGCCCGGCCCATCTGCACCTCAAGGTGTCGGCTCCCGGCCACCAACTCATCACCACCCAGCTGTACTTCAAGGGCGGCGAGCACGTGTCCGACGACATCGCCGACGCCGTCAAGCCCGAGCTGATCCTCGATCCGACGCCGGTCGCCGCGGGCGACGGGCGCGAGGTGACGTACGACTTCGTTCTCGACAAGGCGTGA